A region from the Rhinoderma darwinii isolate aRhiDar2 chromosome 2, aRhiDar2.hap1, whole genome shotgun sequence genome encodes:
- the LOC142741009 gene encoding cyclin-dependent kinase 5 activator 1-like yields MGKAFSCCKLVPDGKNKVRVTRHEDTQKTKKGKHHHEPSNSCTYSITPVISADLKETLTTTKPPSVKMDSEYPVLKDQVSTQEQQIFNVPQRIILHTYTKKILKCLADFLCRRCFQLYHLSPIDIVEWITSIDRQLLLQGWQGQGFLTSGTVVFLYMLCRDVISSEIRSEKELKATLLTCLYVSYCYMGHQISYPLGPFLVDGRKETFWYQCLSIIVHMSSKMMRLNTDPKYYSQMFVSLRAEGRQANENLLMSGLPVMMTKEESSHGSGYTLYL; encoded by the coding sequence ATGGGGAAAGCTTTCAGCTGCTGCAAGCTGGTTCCCGATGGAAAGAACAAAGTAAGAGTGACCCGCCATGAAGACACACAGAAAACAAAGAAAGGAAAACACCACCACGAACCAAGTAACAGTTGCACGTATAGTATTACTCCAGTCATCAGTGCTGATCTGAAGGAGACTCTGACAACTACTAAGCCACCAAGCGTCAAGATGGACTCAGAATATCCAGTCCTCAAAGATCAAGTGTCCACTCAAGAGCAACAAATATTTAATGTTCCACAGCGCATCATACTACACACATACACCAAGAAGATCCTAAAATGTTTAGCGGACTTTCTGTGCCGGAGATGCTTCCAGCTGTATCACCTTTCCCCAATAGATATAGTAGAGTGGATAACAAGTAtagacagacaacttctccttcaaGGATGGCAGGGCCAAGGATTTTTAACATCAGGCACTGTGGTGTTCCTGTACATGCTTTGCCGAGATGTCATCTCTTCTGAGATAAGAAGTGAGAAAGAACTAAAGGCAACCTTGTTAACATGCTTGTATGTGTCATATTGCTATATGGGACACCAGATCTCCTACCCACTAGGTCCCTTCCTTGTAGACGGCAGAAAGGAGACCTTTTGGTACCAATGTCTGTCCATCATTGTACACATGAGCTCAAAGATGATGCGTCTCAATACTGACCCAAAGTATTACAGTCAGATGTTTGTGAGCCTTAGAGCTGAAGGAAGACAAGCAAACGAAAATCTTCTGATGAGTGGACTACCTGTAATGATGACCAAAGAGGAAAGTTCACACGGATCAGGCTACACTTTATATCTCTGA